One window of the Peptacetobacter hiranonis genome contains the following:
- the dapB gene encoding 4-hydroxy-tetrahydrodipicolinate reductase, which translates to MLRVIICGYSGGVGKILRECVAKDSECELVAGVSRSLETGTCDGNVKLFKSFDNCDVEADAIIDFSHPDNLDSMLKYVLKTKTPVVIATTGFTAEQDAAIEDVSKEVPVLLSHNTSVGVNVLIELVKQAAKLLDFDIEIVEKHHNRKEDAPSGTSKMLISAIQEVLPDVKGLFGRSGRSCKRQSGDIGVSSVRGGNIVSDHDVLFCGDSEVVTLAHHAQSNAIFAEGAIFAAKKILDKENGLYDMKDIL; encoded by the coding sequence ATGTTAAGAGTTATTATATGTGGCTATAGTGGCGGCGTTGGTAAAATTTTAAGAGAGTGTGTTGCTAAGGACAGCGAGTGTGAGTTAGTGGCTGGTGTTAGCCGTTCTCTTGAGACAGGTACTTGCGACGGAAATGTTAAGTTATTCAAGAGTTTTGATAATTGCGATGTTGAAGCTGATGCGATAATAGACTTCTCTCATCCTGATAATCTTGACTCTATGTTAAAGTACGTTCTAAAAACTAAAACTCCTGTTGTTATCGCTACAACTGGATTTACTGCAGAACAGGATGCAGCTATTGAGGACGTTTCTAAGGAAGTTCCTGTGCTTCTTTCTCACAATACTTCAGTTGGTGTAAATGTTCTTATCGAGCTAGTTAAACAGGCTGCTAAGCTTCTTGATTTTGATATAGAAATAGTTGAAAAACATCACAATAGAAAAGAAGATGCTCCAAGTGGTACATCTAAGATGCTTATCTCTGCAATACAGGAAGTTCTTCCTGATGTTAAAGGTTTATTTGGTAGATCTGGCAGAAGTTGTAAAAGACAGTCGGGAGATATTGGAGTTAGTTCTGTAAGAGGTGGAAATATAGTTTCTGACCACGATGTGCTATTCTGTGGTGACAGTGAAGTTGTAACACTTGCTCATCATGCACAGTCTAATGCAATTTTCGCTGAAGGTGCAATATTTGCTGCTAAGAAGATATTAGACAAAGAAAACGGATTATATGATATGAAGGATATATTATAA
- the dapA gene encoding 4-hydroxy-tetrahydrodipicolinate synthase, which yields MLFKGSAVALVTPFTKDNKVNFDKLAELIEYHIENKTDAIVSCGTTGEATTMSDEEILSVLEFTVKKVNGRIPVIAGTGSNNTMHSVELSQKAEALGVDGLLIITPYYNKANKSGLKKHFVTIAESVNIPIILYNVPGRTCMNISPALIAELAQVPNIVAVKEASGDLGQVAEIASLVPEDFAIYSGNDDSIVPLLSLGGHGVISVLANVCPRETHDLVEKYLNGDVEGSRKIQLDLDALIAALFIEVNPIPVKTAMNLLGFEVGDLRLPLDNMDPANLEVLKKELINAGLKVQA from the coding sequence ATGTTATTTAAAGGTTCTGCAGTTGCTCTTGTAACACCATTCACAAAAGATAATAAGGTAAACTTCGATAAATTAGCTGAACTTATCGAATATCATATAGAAAACAAAACTGACGCTATAGTTTCTTGTGGTACTACTGGTGAAGCTACTACAATGTCAGATGAAGAAATACTTTCTGTTTTAGAATTTACAGTTAAAAAAGTAAATGGAAGAATACCAGTTATAGCTGGAACAGGATCAAACAATACTATGCATTCTGTTGAATTAAGCCAGAAAGCTGAAGCTCTTGGTGTTGACGGATTATTAATAATAACTCCATACTACAACAAAGCTAATAAATCTGGTCTTAAAAAACATTTCGTAACAATAGCAGAAAGCGTTAATATACCAATAATCTTATACAACGTTCCTGGAAGAACTTGTATGAACATATCTCCAGCTTTAATAGCTGAACTTGCTCAGGTTCCTAATATAGTTGCTGTTAAAGAAGCTAGTGGAGATTTAGGACAGGTTGCTGAAATAGCAAGCTTAGTTCCAGAAGATTTCGCTATATACTCTGGAAACGACGATTCAATAGTTCCTCTATTATCATTAGGAGGACATGGGGTTATATCTGTTCTTGCTAACGTATGCCCTAGAGAAACTCACGATTTAGTTGAAAAATATCTTAACGGAGATGTTGAAGGTTCAAGAAAAATACAGTTAGATTTAGACGCTCTAATCGCTGCATTATTCATAGAAGTAAATCCTATACCAGTTAAAACTGCTATGAATTTACTTGGATTTGAAGTTGGAGATTTAAGACTTCCACTTGATAATATGGACCCTGCTAATCTTGAAGTTCTAAAAAAAGAATTAATAAATGCAGGACTTAAAGTTCAGGCTTAG
- the dapD gene encoding 2,3,4,5-tetrahydropyridine-2,6-dicarboxylate N-acetyltransferase, with translation MVNLNDAYEIARYIKEVEKKTPVKVYVNTDPYNFESTDEYKVFGTDSFHIFIGDYDAIMAALNQREDCIRDIHVEYDRRNSAIPLKNTLHESARIEPGSIIRDMVTIEKNAVVMMGAVVNIGAVIGEGTMVDMNAVVGARGTLGKNVHLGAGAVVAGVLEPPSADPVIVEDNVMIGANAVILEGVRIGEGAVVAAGSVVTKDVPAGAVVAGSPAKVVKMKDEKTSEKTKLLDDLRQL, from the coding sequence ATGGTAAATTTAAACGATGCTTATGAAATAGCAAGATATATAAAGGAAGTTGAGAAAAAGACTCCTGTTAAAGTTTATGTAAATACTGATCCATACAACTTTGAGTCTACTGATGAATACAAAGTTTTTGGAACAGATTCTTTTCATATATTTATCGGGGACTACGATGCTATAATGGCTGCTCTTAATCAGAGAGAGGACTGTATAAGAGATATTCATGTAGAATACGATAGAAGAAATTCTGCTATTCCTCTAAAAAATACTCTTCACGAGTCAGCAAGAATAGAACCAGGCTCAATTATCAGAGATATGGTTACTATTGAAAAGAATGCAGTAGTTATGATGGGTGCTGTTGTTAATATCGGTGCTGTTATCGGTGAAGGAACAATGGTAGATATGAATGCTGTTGTCGGCGCTAGAGGTACTCTTGGTAAGAATGTTCATCTAGGTGCAGGTGCTGTTGTCGCTGGTGTTCTTGAGCCACCTTCAGCAGATCCAGTTATAGTTGAGGACAATGTTATGATTGGTGCTAATGCAGTTATTCTTGAAGGTGTGAGAATAGGAGAAGGTGCTGTTGTTGCAGCTGGTTCTGTTGTCACTAAAGATGTTCCTGCAGGTGCTGTCGTTGCTGGTTCTCCAGCTAAAGTTGTGAAGATGAAAGATGAAAAAACTAGTGAAAAAACAAAACTACTAGATGATTTAAGACAGTTGTAA
- a CDS encoding L-cysteine desulfidase family protein, with protein MRDIRNELVEMLRNEVKPAVGCTEPVALALACAKAKELLGEEVIDNKMLVSNNIFKNGMGVGIPGSKILGLKVAACMGIVGGKSADGLSVLEGLTEEEVRESEKYLEEHTISVEPTDSADKIYLEVMLKGANHEVLVKIRGRHDNFTYLAKDGEVILDNEPKEEVVADGAKEERKETLMDNATVAEIVDNVEKMDFEDIKFLLDGITMNRAMAEVGLREKTGVGTGFGIKEAIKAGELGDDLVNYAMMLTSAASDARMSGVKMPVMSSNGSGNHGLTAILPIAAYNERNPQSDERVARALAISHLITAYIKNFTGRLSPMCGCGVAAAIGCTAGLSWLMDAEQSQIEGAMENMIANLSGMICDGAKPGCACKLATASSAAVQNAILAKRGCIVPGLNGIVGRSVDESVRALGCVGDEGMSVTDNVILDVMNEMNK; from the coding sequence ATGAGAGATATAAGAAATGAATTAGTTGAAATGTTAAGAAATGAAGTTAAGCCAGCAGTTGGATGTACAGAACCAGTTGCATTAGCTTTAGCTTGTGCAAAAGCTAAGGAACTTTTAGGTGAAGAAGTTATAGATAATAAGATGTTAGTAAGTAACAATATATTCAAAAACGGAATGGGTGTTGGTATACCAGGAAGTAAGATATTAGGATTAAAAGTTGCAGCTTGTATGGGTATAGTTGGTGGAAAATCTGCGGACGGATTAAGCGTTCTTGAAGGTTTAACTGAAGAAGAAGTTAGAGAATCAGAAAAATATTTAGAAGAACATACTATATCAGTAGAGCCAACTGACTCAGCTGATAAGATATACTTAGAAGTTATGTTAAAAGGTGCTAATCATGAAGTATTAGTTAAGATAAGAGGAAGACACGATAACTTTACATATCTTGCAAAAGATGGAGAAGTTATATTAGATAATGAACCAAAAGAAGAAGTTGTAGCTGATGGTGCAAAAGAAGAAAGAAAAGAAACTTTAATGGACAATGCTACAGTTGCTGAAATAGTTGACAACGTAGAAAAAATGGACTTTGAAGATATAAAATTCCTTCTTGACGGTATAACAATGAACAGAGCTATGGCAGAAGTTGGTTTAAGAGAAAAAACTGGTGTTGGTACTGGTTTTGGAATTAAAGAAGCTATAAAAGCTGGAGAATTAGGTGATGACCTTGTAAACTACGCAATGATGCTTACATCAGCAGCTTCAGATGCTAGAATGTCAGGTGTTAAGATGCCAGTTATGAGTTCAAACGGAAGTGGTAACCACGGTTTAACAGCAATACTTCCAATAGCTGCATACAACGAAAGAAATCCTCAGAGTGATGAAAGAGTTGCTAGAGCTTTAGCAATATCTCACTTAATAACTGCATACATCAAAAACTTCACAGGTAGATTATCTCCAATGTGTGGATGTGGTGTTGCAGCTGCAATAGGATGTACAGCAGGTCTTTCTTGGTTAATGGATGCTGAACAGTCTCAGATAGAAGGAGCTATGGAAAATATGATAGCTAACTTAAGTGGTATGATATGTGACGGTGCAAAACCAGGATGTGCTTGTAAATTAGCTACAGCATCTTCTGCAGCAGTTCAGAATGCTATACTTGCTAAGAGAGGATGTATAGTTCCAGGACTTAATGGTATAGTTGGTAGATCTGTTGATGAAAGTGTTAGAGCATTAGGATGCGTTGGAGATGAAGGAATGTCTGTAACTGACAACGTAATACTTGATGTTATGAATGAAATGAATAAATAA
- a CDS encoding aspartate-semialdehyde dehydrogenase, whose product MKKVNLAVVGATGMVGRTFLKVLEEREFPINDLYLFSSSKSAGKKVTFAGKEYTVEELTEDSFTGRNIDIALFSAGGSTSGKFAPIAAANGALVVDNSSFWRMDPEVPLVVPEVNPEAIKEHKKGIIANPNCSTIQAMLPLKALHDKYTIKRVVYSTYQAVSGSGVKGVEDLEEGSKGNPTGFYPHPIAFNCLPHIDSFLDNGYTKEEMKMVNETRKILCDDSIRITATTVRVPVKNGHSESINLEFEKDFDLDELVATLAAMENVVVVDNPAENLYPTAAEFSDRDEVFVGRIRRDFSVDSGVNLWVVADNIRKGAATNAVQIAEKAIEMELV is encoded by the coding sequence ATGAAAAAAGTAAATTTAGCAGTAGTTGGTGCTACTGGTATGGTAGGAAGAACATTCCTAAAAGTTTTAGAAGAAAGAGAATTCCCAATAAATGATTTATATCTTTTCTCTTCTTCAAAATCAGCAGGTAAAAAAGTAACTTTCGCTGGAAAAGAATACACTGTTGAAGAATTAACTGAAGATTCATTTACTGGAAGAAACATAGATATCGCTTTATTCTCAGCTGGAGGTTCTACAAGTGGAAAATTCGCTCCAATAGCTGCAGCAAATGGCGCTTTAGTTGTAGACAACTCTAGTTTCTGGAGAATGGATCCAGAAGTTCCACTAGTTGTTCCTGAAGTAAATCCAGAAGCAATAAAAGAACACAAAAAAGGAATAATAGCTAATCCTAACTGTTCTACAATTCAGGCTATGTTACCATTAAAAGCATTACATGATAAATACACTATAAAAAGAGTAGTATATTCTACATATCAGGCTGTTTCTGGTTCTGGTGTTAAAGGTGTTGAAGATTTAGAAGAAGGATCAAAAGGAAATCCAACAGGATTCTACCCACATCCAATAGCTTTCAACTGTCTTCCTCACATAGATTCATTCTTAGACAATGGATATACTAAAGAAGAAATGAAAATGGTCAACGAAACTAGAAAAATCCTTTGCGATGATTCTATAAGAATAACTGCTACTACTGTAAGAGTACCAGTTAAAAACGGACACAGTGAGTCTATAAACCTTGAATTCGAAAAAGATTTCGATTTAGATGAACTTGTAGCTACTTTAGCTGCTATGGAAAATGTTGTTGTTGTTGATAACCCGGCAGAAAACCTATACCCTACTGCAGCTGAATTCTCTGATAGAGATGAAGTATTCGTTGGTAGAATAAGAAGAGACTTCAGTGTTGATAGCGGTGTTAACCTATGGGTTGTAGCTGACAACATAAGAAAAGGTGCTGCTACTAATGCAGTTCAGATAGCTGAAAAAGCTATAGAAATGGAATTAGTTTAA
- the hpt gene encoding hypoxanthine phosphoribosyltransferase, translated as MDITKKKWETMYTEEDIAKRVKELGKQITEDYKDKKLMVVALLRGSFIFCADLVRSIDLPLRVNFMTTSSYGNSEETSGTVKVSSDVTVDLEGYDVLVVDDITDSAVTMDFVLKHLKAKNPASIKSCVLLDKPSRRKVDLVPDYCGYEVEDKFVVGYGFDCGDYFRNVPYIFNVTDEDR; from the coding sequence ATGGACATAACTAAAAAGAAATGGGAAACAATGTACACAGAAGAGGACATTGCAAAAAGAGTAAAAGAACTTGGAAAACAGATAACAGAAGACTATAAAGATAAAAAATTAATGGTAGTTGCACTACTTAGAGGAAGCTTTATATTCTGCGCAGACTTAGTTAGAAGCATAGATTTACCACTAAGAGTAAACTTCATGACAACATCTAGCTATGGAAATTCAGAAGAAACTAGTGGAACAGTTAAAGTATCTTCAGATGTAACTGTAGATTTAGAAGGATACGATGTGCTTGTAGTTGATGATATAACTGACAGTGCAGTGACTATGGATTTCGTACTTAAACATTTAAAAGCTAAAAATCCAGCGAGTATAAAAAGCTGCGTGCTATTAGACAAACCTTCAAGAAGAAAAGTTGACTTAGTGCCAGACTACTGTGGATATGAAGTAGAGGATAAATTCGTTGTTGGATACGGATTTGACTGTGGAGATTACTTCAGAAACGTACCATACATATTCAACGTAACAGACGAAGATAGATAA
- the dapB gene encoding 4-hydroxy-tetrahydrodipicolinate reductase, whose product MLRVISTGYDGKMGRIVAETVRADENCELAFVQAYDKSKCVQDITIYEKLADCEEKGDVIIDFSNHANLDNVLGYALRTKTPIVIATTGFNDEEIERIHKASEEIPVFFSYNMSLGVNIMVKLVKEAAKLLNGFDIEIVEKHHNRKVDAPSGTAIMIANGVKEVLPESNVVNGRSGRSCKRQPGDIGISAVRGGTIVGEHDALFCGDSEVVTISHQAQSRQIFANGALAAAKFIADKESGFYNMDDMLK is encoded by the coding sequence ATGTTAAGAGTAATATCTACAGGATACGACGGGAAAATGGGAAGAATAGTTGCTGAAACAGTAAGAGCAGACGAAAACTGCGAACTTGCTTTTGTTCAGGCTTACGATAAAAGTAAATGTGTACAGGATATAACAATATATGAAAAATTAGCTGATTGCGAAGAAAAAGGAGATGTTATCATAGACTTCTCTAACCACGCAAACTTAGACAACGTACTTGGATACGCTTTAAGAACTAAAACTCCAATAGTTATAGCAACTACTGGTTTTAATGATGAAGAAATAGAAAGAATACACAAAGCATCTGAGGAAATACCTGTATTCTTCTCTTACAATATGTCACTTGGTGTAAATATAATGGTTAAATTAGTTAAGGAAGCTGCAAAACTTCTTAACGGATTTGATATAGAAATAGTTGAAAAACACCACAACAGAAAAGTAGATGCTCCAAGTGGTACAGCTATAATGATAGCAAATGGGGTTAAAGAAGTACTTCCAGAATCTAATGTTGTTAATGGAAGATCTGGTAGAAGCTGTAAGAGACAGCCTGGCGATATAGGTATAAGTGCTGTTAGAGGTGGTACTATAGTTGGTGAACACGACGCATTATTCTGCGGAGATAGTGAAGTTGTAACTATAAGTCATCAGGCTCAGTCAAGACAGATATTTGCCAACGGTGCATTAGCTGCAGCTAAATTTATAGCTGATAAAGAATCTGGATTCTACAATATGGACGATATGTTAAAATAG